Proteins co-encoded in one Microtus ochrogaster isolate Prairie Vole_2 unplaced genomic scaffold, MicOch1.0 UNK81, whole genome shotgun sequence genomic window:
- the Mef2b gene encoding myocyte-specific enhancer factor 2B isoform X1 — MGRKKIQISRILDQRNRQVTFTKRKFGLMKKAYELSVLCDCDIALIIFNSAQRLFQYASSDMDRVLLKYTEYSEPHESRTNADILQTLKRRGVSLDGPELEVEEGSDGHGEKLLRTLGDDRGSASPLPRIYPVAPAMSVSELSYRVPLAPPGCDPSGLGEDPSVHSLPPLFRPPGLGHPIFSPSHLAGKTPSPLYLATDGRRPDLPAGLMGARGGLGISRGLYSGLQSSAAAPGPALGSFAFLPTSSADCSPGDTASLPLQSSPWPPTRDTVDPARPGARSMCEEGPPSRVASPQTPPISIKSERLSPATGASSDFPRPYPYPLLLTRPLAEPLRPAASLSRLTPDGWPR; from the exons atgggaaggaaaaaaatccagatcTCACGCATTCTAGACCAAAGGAACAGGCAG GTGACATTCACCAAACGCAAGTTCGGGTTGATGAAGAAGGCTTACGAGCTGAGCGTGCTGTGTGACTGCGACATCGCACTGATCATCTTCAACAGCGCGCAGCGCCTCTTCCAGTACGCAAGCAGCGACATGGACCGGGTGCTGCTCAAATACACCGAGTACAGCGAGCCGCATGAGAGCCGCACCAATGCGGATATCCTGCAG ACCCTGAAGAGGAGGGGCGTGAGCCTGGATGGGCCTgagctggaggtggaggagggttCAGACGGGCATGGAGAGAAGCTGCTGAGGACGCTGGGAGATGACAGAGGCTCGGCTTCGCCCCTGCCTCGGATCTAT CCGGTGGCCCCTGCGATGTCGGTCTCAGAGCTGTCCTACCGGGTCCCACTCGCCCCACCCGGCTGCGACCCCAGCGGGTTGGGGGAGGACCCGTCTGTCCACAGCCTCCCGCCCCTCTTTCGACCCCCGG GCCTGGGACACCCCATCTTCTCTCCGAGCCACCTTGCCGGCAAGACACCGTCACCCCTGTACCTGGCGACTGATGGGCGGAGGCCAGATCTGCCCGCGGGCCTGATGGGGGCCCGAGGGGGACTGGGCATCTCG AGGGGCCTGTACAGCGGCCTGCAGAGCTCCGCCGCCGCCCCGGGCCCCGCTTTGGGTAGCTTTGCCTTCCTGCCAACAAGTTCCGCAG ATTGCAGCCCCGGAGACACCGCTTCGCTCCCCCTGCAGTCCTCTCCCTGGCCCCCGACGAGGGACACGGTGGACCCGGCCCGGCCGGG CGCCCGCAGCATGTGTGAGGAGGGTCCCCCCAGCCGAGTGGCCTCCCCTCAAACGCCCCCGATCAGCATTAAGTCCGAGCGTCTGTCCCCTGCCACTGGGGCCTCTAGCGACTTCCCCAGGCCCTACCCCTACCCCCTGCTCCTCACCAGGCCCCTAGCGGAGCCACTTCGGCCTGCGGCCTCCCTGAGTCGCTTGACCCCTGACGGCTGGCCGCGGTAG
- the Mef2b gene encoding myocyte-specific enhancer factor 2B isoform X2 encodes MGRKKIQISRILDQRNRQVTFTKRKFGLMKKAYELSVLCDCDIALIIFNSAQRLFQYASSDMDRVLLKYTEYSEPHESRTNADILQTLKRRGVSLDGPELEVEEGSDGHGEKLLRTLGDDRGSASPLPRIYPVAPAMSVSELSYRVPLAPPGCDPSGLGEDPSVHSLPPLFRPPGLGHPIFSPSHLAGKTPSPLYLATDGRRPDLPAGLMGRGLYSGLQSSAAAPGPALGSFAFLPTSSADCSPGDTASLPLQSSPWPPTRDTVDPARPGARSMCEEGPPSRVASPQTPPISIKSERLSPATGASSDFPRPYPYPLLLTRPLAEPLRPAASLSRLTPDGWPR; translated from the exons atgggaaggaaaaaaatccagatcTCACGCATTCTAGACCAAAGGAACAGGCAG GTGACATTCACCAAACGCAAGTTCGGGTTGATGAAGAAGGCTTACGAGCTGAGCGTGCTGTGTGACTGCGACATCGCACTGATCATCTTCAACAGCGCGCAGCGCCTCTTCCAGTACGCAAGCAGCGACATGGACCGGGTGCTGCTCAAATACACCGAGTACAGCGAGCCGCATGAGAGCCGCACCAATGCGGATATCCTGCAG ACCCTGAAGAGGAGGGGCGTGAGCCTGGATGGGCCTgagctggaggtggaggagggttCAGACGGGCATGGAGAGAAGCTGCTGAGGACGCTGGGAGATGACAGAGGCTCGGCTTCGCCCCTGCCTCGGATCTAT CCGGTGGCCCCTGCGATGTCGGTCTCAGAGCTGTCCTACCGGGTCCCACTCGCCCCACCCGGCTGCGACCCCAGCGGGTTGGGGGAGGACCCGTCTGTCCACAGCCTCCCGCCCCTCTTTCGACCCCCGG GCCTGGGACACCCCATCTTCTCTCCGAGCCACCTTGCCGGCAAGACACCGTCACCCCTGTACCTGGCGACTGATGGGCGGAGGCCAGATCTGCCCGCGGGCCTGATGGGG AGGGGCCTGTACAGCGGCCTGCAGAGCTCCGCCGCCGCCCCGGGCCCCGCTTTGGGTAGCTTTGCCTTCCTGCCAACAAGTTCCGCAG ATTGCAGCCCCGGAGACACCGCTTCGCTCCCCCTGCAGTCCTCTCCCTGGCCCCCGACGAGGGACACGGTGGACCCGGCCCGGCCGGG CGCCCGCAGCATGTGTGAGGAGGGTCCCCCCAGCCGAGTGGCCTCCCCTCAAACGCCCCCGATCAGCATTAAGTCCGAGCGTCTGTCCCCTGCCACTGGGGCCTCTAGCGACTTCCCCAGGCCCTACCCCTACCCCCTGCTCCTCACCAGGCCCCTAGCGGAGCCACTTCGGCCTGCGGCCTCCCTGAGTCGCTTGACCCCTGACGGCTGGCCGCGGTAG